The window CAGCAGGGGCGCCTCGCGGCGCAGCAGTGCGGCGTCGATATCCTTGGCCGGGTCCACGGCGGGGATCTCGTCCTCCGGCAGCGAATACCCCTGCCTGCCCGGCGCCCCGCGCTCGAAGATCGTCGGTTCCGCGAAGATCATGCCGCGTTTGCCGGGGCCTTCCTTCTTTGCTTTCTCCATAGAATGAATACCTTACAAAACTTCCCGCATCGCCCGGACATAATCGTCCATCTGGGCCTTGCTGTTCATCTCGGTGGCACAGACCAGCAGCGAGCGCTCCATGCCGGGCGCCCAGGACTTGAGGGCGATCCCGCCCAAAATACCTTTCTGCCGCAGCTTGGACAGGATCTCTTCGGGATCCTTCGCGAGCTGCACCGCGAACTCGTTGAAGTGCGGCGCCGAGAAGCGCCGTTGAACGCCGGGAATCTTGAGCAGGCCCTCGCGCAGGTAATGCGCGTGCGAATAATTGATCCGCGCAAGCTTCTTCAAGCCCTGTGGCCCCAGCAGCGAGAGGTAAACCGTCGTCGCCAGCGCGCAGAGCGCCTGGTTGGTGCAGATGTTGCTGGTGGCCTTCTCGCGGCGGATGTGCTGCTCGCGGGTGGAAAGCACCAGGACAAAGCCCCGTTTGCCCTCGGCGTCGACGGTCTCGCCGACCAGGCGGCCGGGCATCTGCCGGACGAACTCCTTTTTGGTGGCGAAGAGCCCGAGGTAGGGCCCGCCCAGGTTGAGGAAGTTTCCGAAGGAGGCCCCCTCGCCAACCACGATATCCGCGCCCTGGCGGCCCATCGGCTCGAGCAGGCCGAGGCTGACGGCCTCGCTGAAACAACCGACCAGCATGGCGCCCGCGCCCTTGACGGCGGCGGAAATTTTTCCGACCTCCTCGATCACGCCGAAGGCGTTGGGCGACTGGACACAGCAGACCGCGACCTCGTCGTTAAGCAAATTTTTCAAGGCGGCCGCGTCGACCCGGCCGTCGGGGCCGAAGGGGACCTCGACGATACGGCAGTCGATGTTGCTCAAGTAGGTCTTCACCACCTGCCGGTAATCCGGGTGGATGGATTGGGCCAGGAGCACCGTCTTCTTCGCCGGGTCCGTCAAGCGCAGGGCCATGAGGACGGCCTCGGCCAGGGCGGAGGCCCCGTCGTAGTTGCCGGCATTGGCCAAGTCCATGCCGGTGAGCGAGGCGATCATGGTCTGGAACTCGAAGATCGCCTGCAAGGTCCCCTGGGAGATCTCGGGCTGGTACGGCGTGTAGGAGGTCATGAACTCGCCGCGGCTGGTGATGGTGGAGACCGCGACGGGGATGTAATGATGGTAGGCCCCGCCGCCCAAAAAGGAGCTGGCGCCGTCGACGGTCTCGTTTTTGCGTCCCAGGGCCTTGAGGTGCCGGACCAGGTCGATCTCGGAGAGCGGCTTGGGCAATTCGAGCGGGGCCTTGAGGCGCAGGGCCTCGGGGATCACCTCGAAGAGCTCCTCGGGACCTCGTACGCCGACGGCCTCGGACATTCTTTGAATTTCTTCGGGGGTA of the Deltaproteobacteria bacterium PRO3 genome contains:
- a CDS encoding aminomethyl-transferring glycine dehydrogenase subunit GcvPA; its protein translation is MRYLPHTPEEIQRMSEAVGVRGPEELFEVIPEALRLKAPLELPKPLSEIDLVRHLKALGRKNETVDGASSFLGGGAYHHYIPVAVSTITSRGEFMTSYTPYQPEISQGTLQAIFEFQTMIASLTGMDLANAGNYDGASALAEAVLMALRLTDPAKKTVLLAQSIHPDYRQVVKTYLSNIDCRIVEVPFGPDGRVDAAALKNLLNDEVAVCCVQSPNAFGVIEEVGKISAAVKGAGAMLVGCFSEAVSLGLLEPMGRQGADIVVGEGASFGNFLNLGGPYLGLFATKKEFVRQMPGRLVGETVDAEGKRGFVLVLSTREQHIRREKATSNICTNQALCALATTVYLSLLGPQGLKKLARINYSHAHYLREGLLKIPGVQRRFSAPHFNEFAVQLAKDPEEILSKLRQKGILGGIALKSWAPGMERSLLVCATEMNSKAQMDDYVRAMREVL